A single window of Mycolicibacterium madagascariense DNA harbors:
- a CDS encoding acyl-CoA dehydrogenase family protein: MDFALTEEQTLLGDVTREILTRTYDIETRLKTIDGDLGWSRDVWSQLAETGILALGFDPEEAGQIELMVVMTEVGRRLAPEPIVHAALIPGALVAELGDDGQRALLDDVGEGRTLLVLAHQEPGMRGTSVAATTKADRDGDTWTLTGVKNPVLFGDSADVFLVSAQLPGGGLGLFVVAAEDVSRHGYRTFDGQRAAQLTLDSVAAQPLGAGGDVTPAVGKALVRYQSAQCAEAVGAMEEALRLTTEYLTSRKQFGVPLSNFQALTQRAADMYVSLELARSMNFYAAMSIADGNVSPVIAARAKLQIVRSGRHIAQEAIQLHGGIGVTAEYPVGHYAARLTAIGQTLGSADDQLRTLIDGIDAYTTVSL; the protein is encoded by the coding sequence ATGGACTTCGCTCTGACCGAAGAGCAGACCCTGCTGGGTGACGTCACCCGGGAGATCCTGACCCGCACCTACGACATCGAGACCCGTCTGAAGACCATCGACGGCGATCTCGGCTGGAGTCGTGACGTGTGGTCCCAGTTGGCCGAAACCGGCATCCTCGCACTGGGTTTCGATCCGGAGGAGGCCGGCCAGATCGAGCTGATGGTCGTCATGACCGAGGTCGGTCGGCGGCTGGCGCCCGAACCGATCGTGCATGCCGCGTTGATCCCCGGGGCCCTGGTCGCCGAGCTCGGCGACGACGGGCAGCGGGCCCTGCTCGACGACGTCGGCGAAGGCCGCACCCTGCTGGTGCTCGCCCACCAGGAACCCGGCATGCGGGGCACCTCGGTCGCCGCCACCACGAAGGCCGATCGGGACGGTGACACCTGGACCCTCACCGGGGTGAAGAACCCGGTGCTCTTCGGCGACAGCGCGGACGTGTTCCTCGTCAGTGCCCAGCTGCCCGGCGGCGGACTGGGTCTCTTCGTCGTCGCGGCCGAGGACGTCAGCCGTCACGGCTACCGCACCTTCGACGGGCAGCGGGCCGCGCAGCTGACGCTGGATTCGGTTGCGGCGCAACCACTTGGCGCCGGCGGCGACGTCACCCCCGCAGTGGGCAAGGCGCTCGTCCGCTACCAGTCGGCGCAGTGCGCGGAGGCGGTCGGGGCCATGGAGGAGGCCCTGCGGCTGACCACCGAGTACCTCACCAGTCGCAAGCAGTTCGGCGTACCGCTGAGCAACTTCCAGGCGCTGACGCAGCGGGCCGCGGACATGTACGTGTCCCTCGAACTGGCTCGCAGCATGAACTTCTACGCGGCGATGTCGATCGCCGACGGCAACGTCAGTCCCGTGATCGCCGCGCGTGCCAAGCTGCAGATCGTCCGGTCCGGCCGACACATCGCGCAGGAGGCCATTCAGCTGCACGGTGGCATCGGCGTGACGGCGGAGTATCCCGTCGGACACTACGCCGCGCGGCTCACCGCCATCGGTCAGACACTGGGCTCGGCCGACGACCAGCTGCGCACCCTGATCGACGGCATCGACGCCTACACGACGGTGTCGTTGTAG
- a CDS encoding MmpS family transport accessory protein — translation MSPRSRGRTILARVWLPLVVVVALAVGGLGMYKAHQSSQPGPVMAVPPPQAPEEFTPKHMTYELFGDVGSGGMLSYIDINGYPHEVNLTDLPWSHVETTNLSVVSGSISAQVHGGELGCRMLVDDVVRDEHTATRQDADVTCRVKSA, via the coding sequence GTGAGTCCACGGTCCCGGGGCAGGACGATCCTGGCAAGGGTCTGGTTGCCCCTGGTGGTGGTCGTGGCACTCGCCGTCGGCGGGCTGGGCATGTACAAGGCGCACCAGTCCTCGCAGCCCGGACCGGTCATGGCCGTGCCCCCGCCGCAGGCGCCGGAGGAATTCACGCCCAAGCACATGACGTACGAACTGTTCGGTGACGTCGGCAGCGGCGGGATGTTGTCCTACATCGACATCAACGGCTATCCCCACGAGGTCAACCTGACCGACCTGCCGTGGTCGCACGTCGAGACCACCAACCTCAGCGTGGTGTCGGGCAGCATCTCCGCTCAGGTGCACGGCGGCGAACTGGGGTGTCGGATGCTGGTCGACGACGTCGTCCGCGACGAGCACACCGCGACCCGCCAGGACGCCGACGTCACCTGCCGCGTGAAGTCCGCGTGA
- a CDS encoding PE-PPE domain-containing protein, translated as MRRAARNTIIAAAAVLLAVLLTSLSTVTAAVTMAATTALVMGGSGLGNPVVTTDAGISIPIPNYLPNVEKYYIAPNSTCQPSTCRLVPVITPEGLLPPIIGPITYDQSVAEGVTDLATALQTQLASHPRDQVVIFGYSQSGDIITKTKRTFADNPSGAPSTSQVSFVVAGNTNRPNGGILARFPGVHIPGLNITFDGAAPTDTGYRTTDIAFEYDPVADFPEYPINLLADINSLAGALGVHATYPNPYLPIPPGVPFFPTALPDGYSPAELQQAMSDPANRQTTGDTTYITIPTKNLPLLQPLLDIGADTHTSFVIKPIVDLVQPTLRVLVDLGYDRTTPYGVPTPARLLPTIDPGTLAAHLAQAVGQGVRQALTDVGVPTGATRKAKTPITSAVSVTSASVASAAPDAPARASAVSAASGPPATAESANATAHKTTHRALVAAKAGDPPTPSTRTSRPHRCAHADSAKHTQRLPATPRASSTDGTYTAGASKHAKDR; from the coding sequence ATGCGACGCGCAGCGCGGAACACGATCATCGCTGCGGCGGCAGTGCTGCTCGCGGTGTTGCTGACGAGTTTGTCGACGGTGACGGCGGCGGTGACGATGGCTGCGACCACGGCCCTCGTCATGGGCGGCAGCGGTCTCGGCAATCCGGTGGTGACCACAGACGCCGGCATCTCCATTCCGATTCCGAACTATCTGCCGAACGTCGAGAAGTACTACATCGCACCTAATTCGACGTGCCAGCCGTCGACCTGTCGACTCGTCCCCGTCATCACGCCGGAGGGGCTGTTACCGCCGATCATCGGGCCGATCACCTACGACCAGTCGGTGGCAGAAGGCGTCACCGACCTCGCGACGGCGTTGCAGACCCAGCTCGCGAGTCACCCCCGCGATCAGGTCGTCATCTTCGGGTACTCGCAGAGCGGCGACATCATCACCAAGACGAAGCGCACCTTCGCAGACAATCCCTCGGGAGCGCCGTCCACCAGTCAGGTGTCGTTCGTCGTGGCCGGCAATACGAACCGCCCCAACGGCGGCATCCTGGCACGGTTCCCGGGAGTCCACATCCCCGGCCTGAACATCACCTTCGACGGTGCCGCACCCACCGATACGGGTTATCGAACGACGGACATCGCCTTCGAGTACGACCCGGTGGCCGACTTTCCGGAATACCCCATCAACCTCCTCGCGGACATCAATTCACTGGCCGGGGCCCTCGGGGTCCATGCGACGTATCCGAACCCGTATCTCCCCATACCCCCGGGCGTCCCGTTCTTTCCGACCGCGCTGCCCGACGGCTACAGCCCTGCCGAACTGCAGCAGGCCATGAGCGACCCCGCGAACCGCCAGACCACCGGTGACACCACCTACATCACCATCCCCACCAAGAATTTGCCCCTGCTGCAACCCCTGCTCGACATCGGTGCCGACACCCACACCAGCTTCGTGATCAAACCAATCGTCGATCTCGTCCAACCGACGTTGCGGGTGCTGGTCGACCTGGGATACGACCGCACCACGCCGTACGGTGTGCCGACTCCGGCCCGACTGCTACCCACCATCGACCCGGGCACCCTCGCCGCCCATCTGGCGCAGGCGGTCGGCCAAGGCGTCCGCCAGGCGCTCACCGACGTCGGCGTGCCCACCGGTGCCACCCGAAAGGCCAAGACTCCCATCACCTCCGCGGTGTCGGTCACGTCGGCCAGCGTGGCATCGGCGGCACCGGACGCACCAGCGAGGGCCTCGGCGGTATCGGCGGCGTCGGGCCCACCGGCGACCGCGGAATCGGCGAACGCCACCGCGCACAAGACCACCCACCGTGCGCTGGTCGCGGCCAAGGCAGGCGATCCCCCGACCCCGAGCACGCGCACGTCTCGTCCGCACCGCTGCGCGCACGCCGACTCCGCGAAACACACTCAGCGGCTCCCGGCCACCCCGCGGGCGTCGTCCACGGACGGCACTTACACCGCCGGCGCGAGCAAGCACGCGAAAGATCGTTGA
- a CDS encoding acyl-CoA dehydrogenase family protein, with translation MKLALSDAEAAFRDDLREFFTTKIPQDIRDRVRDGEIRFPDDVVTAQRLMNERGVAVPNWPVEWGGQDWTPLQRQIWSDELRLACVPEPLAFNASMVGPVIARFGSQALKERFLPKTANLDIWWCQGFSEPEAGSDLASLRTTAVRDGDSYVVNGQKTWTTLGQYADWIFLLARTNPNAPKRQAGISFLLAEMSTPGITLRPIKLIDGGVEVNEVFFEDVRIPADQLVGEENNGWTYAKFLLSNERTGIARIGTTKVWLAQVKERAAQTPTGQGTLLQDPLFAARVAELENELLALELTQLRVSGSEADGKPNPASSILKLKGSQLQQAVTELGVDVAGPDALPFDGGEDVASPSWAQHAAPKYLNYRKTSIYGGTNEIQRTIIASTILGL, from the coding sequence GTGAAGTTGGCGCTCAGTGACGCCGAAGCCGCCTTTCGCGACGACTTGCGAGAGTTCTTCACCACCAAGATCCCGCAGGACATCCGCGACCGCGTGCGCGACGGCGAGATTCGCTTCCCCGACGACGTCGTGACGGCGCAGCGGTTGATGAACGAGCGCGGCGTGGCAGTGCCGAACTGGCCGGTGGAATGGGGCGGTCAGGACTGGACGCCGCTGCAGCGGCAGATCTGGTCCGACGAGCTGCGCCTGGCGTGCGTGCCCGAACCGCTGGCGTTCAACGCCAGCATGGTGGGCCCCGTCATCGCCCGCTTCGGCTCGCAAGCCCTCAAGGAACGGTTCCTGCCGAAGACCGCCAATCTCGACATCTGGTGGTGCCAGGGCTTCTCCGAACCGGAGGCCGGCTCGGATCTCGCGTCGTTGCGCACCACCGCCGTGCGCGACGGCGACTCCTACGTCGTCAACGGCCAGAAGACGTGGACCACCCTCGGCCAGTACGCGGATTGGATCTTCCTGCTCGCGCGCACCAATCCGAATGCGCCGAAGCGGCAGGCGGGCATCTCCTTCCTCCTCGCCGAGATGTCCACGCCGGGCATCACGTTGCGACCCATCAAGCTGATCGACGGCGGCGTCGAGGTCAACGAGGTCTTCTTCGAAGACGTCCGCATTCCCGCCGACCAACTCGTCGGCGAGGAGAACAACGGCTGGACCTACGCCAAGTTCCTGCTGAGCAACGAGCGCACCGGCATCGCGCGGATCGGCACCACCAAGGTGTGGCTCGCGCAGGTCAAGGAGCGGGCCGCCCAGACTCCGACCGGGCAGGGCACGCTGCTACAGGATCCCCTCTTCGCCGCCCGCGTCGCGGAGCTGGAGAACGAACTGCTGGCGCTGGAGCTCACGCAGCTGCGCGTCAGTGGTTCAGAAGCCGACGGCAAGCCCAACCCGGCGTCGTCGATCCTCAAACTCAAGGGCAGTCAACTGCAGCAGGCCGTCACGGAACTGGGCGTCGACGTCGCCGGTCCGGACGCCCTGCCCTTCGACGGGGGCGAGGACGTCGCGTCGCCGTCGTGGGCGCAGCACGCCGCGCCGAAGTACCTCAACTACCGCAAGACCTCGATCTACGGCGGTACCAACGAGATTCAGCGCACCATCATCGCCTCGACCATTCTCGGACTGTGA
- a CDS encoding transglycosylase family protein — MTVAAPSAWADPNWDAMAQCESGGNWGANTGNGFYGGLQFTPATWAANGGSGSPAAASREEQIRVARNVLRTQGIGAWPVCGGPIGQAAQACRLLVGWIPLGNLPHLCSLVLNPFA, encoded by the coding sequence ATGACCGTCGCCGCGCCGTCGGCTTGGGCCGATCCGAATTGGGATGCGATGGCTCAGTGCGAGTCGGGCGGCAACTGGGGCGCCAACACCGGCAACGGCTTCTACGGCGGGCTCCAATTCACCCCGGCGACGTGGGCCGCCAACGGCGGCTCCGGCTCCCCTGCGGCCGCCAGCCGCGAAGAACAGATCCGCGTCGCCCGCAACGTCCTGCGCACCCAGGGCATCGGTGCCTGGCCCGTGTGCGGCGGGCCCATCGGCCAGGCCGCGCAAGCTTGTCGCCTGCTGGTGGGCTGGATCCCGCTCGGCAACCTGCCCCATCTGTGCTCGCTCGTCCTCAATCCGTTCGCGTAG
- a CDS encoding MarR family winged helix-turn-helix transcriptional regulator produces the protein MKRAVADSVDAIAEMIELETDLMWRYLIDRDTLSASAALVINRLYREGPMRLTALAEAEGASQSGMTQLVQRMERQGLLERWSDPDDGRASLVMLGDAGLANWEARAALRRQRIAALLPAVSPDDQLALWLAAQVVNRVLGQMREAAGSQDWVDAEVVG, from the coding sequence ATGAAACGAGCGGTCGCCGACAGCGTTGACGCCATCGCAGAGATGATCGAGCTGGAGACCGACCTGATGTGGCGGTATCTGATCGACCGCGACACCCTGAGTGCGAGCGCTGCGCTGGTGATCAACCGGCTCTACCGGGAGGGCCCGATGCGTCTGACCGCGCTGGCCGAGGCCGAGGGCGCCAGCCAGTCGGGCATGACCCAGCTCGTCCAGCGGATGGAACGGCAGGGTCTGCTGGAGCGGTGGAGCGATCCCGACGACGGACGCGCGTCCCTCGTCATGCTCGGCGACGCCGGCCTCGCGAACTGGGAGGCGCGTGCGGCGCTGCGCCGACAGCGCATCGCGGCGCTGCTGCCCGCGGTGTCCCCCGACGATCAGCTCGCGCTGTGGCTGGCCGCGCAGGTCGTGAACCGCGTCCTGGGTCAGATGAGAGAGGCTGCCGGATCACAGGATTGGGTCGACGCCGAGGTCGTGGGCTGA
- a CDS encoding M15 family metallopeptidase: MRSAVTVAAAAAVLALASGLTPLTAAPVALADQTTAVGPPADPGDGSLPNGGTLSPFDVGDPAIGRLDPQLRSAIQDAATAARADGVTMTITSGWRSAEFQQRLLDDAVHTYGSLAVAREYVETPEHSKHVIGEAVDVGGTGADQWLIAHGARFGLCQIYANELWHFELATDAAGACPPLRPNAA, translated from the coding sequence ATGCGAAGCGCCGTCACCGTCGCGGCCGCCGCGGCCGTACTCGCGCTGGCGTCGGGCCTGACACCGCTGACGGCGGCGCCGGTCGCGCTGGCCGATCAGACCACGGCCGTCGGGCCGCCCGCCGACCCCGGTGACGGTTCGCTGCCGAACGGCGGCACGCTCTCGCCGTTCGACGTGGGCGATCCCGCGATCGGACGGCTCGACCCGCAGTTGCGCAGCGCCATCCAGGACGCCGCCACCGCCGCCCGCGCGGACGGGGTCACGATGACGATCACCTCGGGCTGGCGCTCTGCCGAGTTTCAGCAGCGACTCCTCGACGACGCGGTGCACACCTACGGCAGCTTGGCCGTCGCGCGCGAATACGTCGAGACGCCAGAGCATTCCAAGCACGTCATCGGCGAGGCCGTCGACGTCGGGGGAACCGGCGCCGATCAGTGGCTCATTGCCCACGGCGCCCGGTTCGGGCTGTGTCAGATCTACGCCAACGAACTCTGGCACTTCGAGCTGGCGACGGACGCCGCGGGAGCCTGTCCCCCGCTGCGGCCCAACGCCGCATAG
- a CDS encoding FUSC family protein: MQRASLASTTRLLVMADPGRVRLRTAATTTLSLVVALVAMLAFTRAANQPVTVAMLGTIVAMQSSAAVKDRLQRDRIVTMGLLFFPAVGAVTLAALLSPLGKIADVGFIVVLFCAVWVRRFGPRGNALGMIAFICYFFSLFLRATPAQIPVLAVAVLVGLSASLAVRLLVFPDRPRVEVRRLLRALRGVSVALLEVATRPDVYDVTVLRRRLDQLGDTALLIDDWLDRHDAAQLLSITNQDLALRVFDAQIALEQLARMLWTLDADEEWPTGLADALTALGTCLRNHPTEGELRAARKSAAAAADRADPSATSGIATVIAYRTVQAHLAIHHITTHALGAVANPAPDPDPDEDDDAQGEGGLNPSTKAAIQVAVATSAATILGELISPDRWYWAVLTAFLVFTGVSTRGEILTKVGHRIVGTIAGVVAGVLLAALVGHDPPLQIILLVVCVFCAFYLVTVAYAWLTFFVTVLLAMLYGLLGDFSIHVLELRIAETAAGGTVGIASAYFVLSTGTRATLVAKVDDYLEQMSELVCAAIDSVLVPGTETDLVAKTRRLDNTLQDVATAAKPLAMGLTSRSRRGVQRLMRGLRASNRSAHALARAGVNAANAESGTAPPEDTAAALRDAAGHVRATIDGVKALVAGTDADPPQTSTDSMVLDVMQSSTIPPGPVRAAVRALNTLERALLEVSTRV, encoded by the coding sequence ATGCAACGGGCATCGCTGGCCAGCACGACGCGACTGCTGGTCATGGCCGATCCCGGCCGCGTCCGGCTGCGCACCGCGGCGACGACGACGCTGTCCCTGGTCGTCGCGCTGGTCGCCATGCTCGCGTTCACCAGGGCCGCGAACCAGCCGGTCACCGTCGCCATGCTCGGCACGATCGTCGCGATGCAGTCCTCGGCCGCGGTGAAGGACCGCCTGCAGCGCGACCGCATCGTCACCATGGGGTTGCTGTTCTTTCCCGCCGTCGGGGCGGTGACGTTGGCCGCGCTGCTGTCCCCGCTGGGCAAGATCGCCGACGTCGGTTTCATCGTCGTCCTGTTCTGCGCCGTCTGGGTCCGCCGGTTCGGCCCGAGGGGCAACGCGCTGGGCATGATCGCCTTCATCTGCTACTTCTTCTCGCTCTTCCTGCGGGCGACCCCGGCTCAGATCCCCGTGCTGGCCGTCGCGGTGCTCGTCGGCCTGAGCGCCTCCCTGGCGGTGCGGTTGCTGGTGTTCCCCGACCGTCCGCGCGTGGAGGTGCGCCGCCTGCTGCGCGCGCTGCGTGGCGTCTCGGTGGCGCTGCTGGAGGTGGCGACGAGACCCGACGTGTACGACGTCACCGTCCTGCGCAGGCGACTCGACCAGCTGGGTGACACGGCACTGTTGATCGACGACTGGCTGGATCGCCACGACGCGGCTCAACTGCTCAGCATCACCAACCAGGACCTGGCGTTGCGGGTCTTCGACGCCCAGATCGCGCTGGAGCAGCTCGCGAGGATGCTGTGGACCCTCGACGCCGACGAGGAATGGCCCACCGGGCTCGCCGACGCGCTCACGGCGCTGGGAACCTGCCTGCGGAACCATCCCACCGAGGGCGAGTTGCGGGCGGCCCGCAAGTCGGCTGCCGCCGCCGCCGACCGTGCCGACCCGTCGGCCACGAGCGGCATCGCCACCGTGATCGCCTACCGCACCGTGCAGGCCCACCTGGCGATCCACCACATCACCACCCACGCCCTCGGTGCCGTCGCCAATCCCGCACCGGACCCGGACCCCGACGAGGACGACGACGCCCAGGGCGAGGGCGGGCTCAATCCCAGCACCAAGGCGGCGATCCAGGTGGCCGTCGCCACCAGCGCAGCGACCATCCTGGGCGAGCTGATCTCCCCCGACCGCTGGTACTGGGCCGTGCTGACCGCCTTCCTGGTGTTCACCGGGGTGTCCACGCGCGGGGAGATCCTCACCAAGGTCGGCCATCGCATCGTGGGCACCATCGCCGGCGTCGTGGCGGGCGTGCTGCTGGCCGCCCTCGTCGGGCACGATCCCCCGCTGCAGATCATCCTGCTGGTCGTCTGCGTGTTCTGTGCGTTCTATCTCGTCACGGTCGCCTACGCGTGGCTGACGTTCTTCGTCACCGTCCTGCTCGCGATGCTCTACGGCCTGCTCGGCGACTTCAGCATCCACGTGCTCGAACTGCGCATCGCCGAGACCGCCGCGGGCGGCACCGTCGGCATCGCGTCCGCGTACTTCGTCCTCTCGACGGGGACCCGCGCGACACTCGTCGCCAAGGTCGACGACTACCTGGAGCAGATGTCCGAATTAGTCTGCGCTGCAATCGATTCGGTGCTCGTCCCGGGAACGGAGACCGATCTGGTCGCCAAGACGCGTCGGCTCGACAACACGCTGCAGGACGTCGCCACCGCGGCCAAGCCGCTCGCGATGGGGCTCACCTCGCGCAGCAGGCGGGGCGTGCAGCGGCTCATGCGCGGACTGCGCGCCAGCAACCGGTCGGCGCATGCGTTGGCGCGCGCGGGCGTCAACGCCGCCAACGCCGAGTCGGGGACCGCCCCGCCGGAGGACACCGCCGCCGCGCTGCGCGATGCCGCCGGACACGTCCGCGCGACGATCGACGGCGTCAAGGCCCTCGTCGCGGGCACCGATGCCGATCCGCCGCAGACGTCGACGGACTCGATGGTGCTCGACGTCATGCAGTCCTCGACGATTCCCCCGGGACCGGTGCGCGCGGCCGTGCGTGCTCTCAACACCCTCGAGCGCGCGCTGCTCGAGGTCTCGACGCGGGTCTGA
- a CDS encoding MMPL/RND family transporter yields the protein MLAIPIIIFWALFAVTTNTFVPKVEDVATELAGPEVPTYAPSQYALLHIGAKFQESNSTSLTMVVLEADKSLNEADHQYYTDLVTRLKNDREHVQYAMDLWGSPVTAAGAQSIDGKATYLLLRLAGNVGQIQANESVDAVRTIIKNDPPPQGLKVYVSGSAPMASDTLSIANNSLNNITIVTIILILVMLLLVYRSLSNVAVPMYSVLFEILIAKGVVSTLGHYGYIPMSSFAVNIVVSLTLGAGTDYGIFLMGRYHEARQLGESREEAYYTAYRGVSPIIIGSGLTIAGSCFCLTFARLDYFHTMGPAVAISMLFTIAAALTLAPALLTLGSLFGLFDPKQAHRGRLYRRIGASVVRWPVPILVASMVVVLIGAIFVPTYSVSYDDRAYQPPTGQANQGFEASDRHFSQSKLFTEMMMVESDHDMRNSADFISLDRVAKELERLPGVAMVQSVTRPLGRPLDHANVPYLFTVQGGASGQQLPFNQHNNDNTDSQAQVQAETVATLGKTIDLTQKLADDLHTTVLTLENLQAVTDEVNQDISNLDDTFRPLKAYFYYEPHCFDIPVCDAMRSLFDSLDGIDALDEQIHNAVTDFQAVDALMPQMVAQLKINRDETQALQTIIVNTYGPAHLQATQTDQTYYDQVNVGNDFDISRSDDYFYMPREGFDNEDVKTDERLMMSPDGKAARFVITHEGNAMAPEGITHVNQFPDAVKAALKETSLAGSRIYIGGAASQNKDIQEYAASDLTIVAIAAFVLIFLIMLVLTRSLMAALVIPGTVAFSFAGAFGLSILVWQHLIGLHLHWLVLPITFVILVAVGSDYNLLLIARVREEIGAGVQTTGLHTGLIRALGSTGGVVTSAGLVFAFTMLAMLTSNLHTIAQVGSTVCIGLLLDTLIVRSFIVPCLIRLLGPWFWWPVLVRSRPRRLSEPTDFPGVTR from the coding sequence ATGCTGGCCATTCCGATCATCATCTTCTGGGCGCTGTTCGCGGTCACCACCAACACCTTCGTCCCCAAGGTCGAGGACGTCGCCACCGAGCTGGCAGGCCCGGAGGTCCCGACCTATGCGCCGTCGCAGTACGCCCTGCTGCACATCGGCGCGAAGTTCCAGGAGTCCAACTCCACCAGCCTGACGATGGTCGTGCTGGAGGCGGACAAGTCCCTCAACGAGGCCGACCATCAGTACTACACCGACCTGGTCACCCGGCTGAAGAACGACAGGGAGCACGTCCAGTACGCGATGGATCTGTGGGGCAGCCCAGTGACGGCCGCCGGCGCGCAGAGCATCGACGGCAAGGCGACCTACCTCCTGCTCCGCCTCGCGGGCAACGTCGGCCAGATTCAGGCCAACGAGTCGGTCGACGCGGTGCGCACCATCATCAAGAACGACCCCCCACCGCAGGGTCTGAAGGTCTACGTCAGCGGGTCGGCGCCGATGGCGTCGGACACCCTGTCGATTGCCAATAACAGCCTCAACAACATCACCATCGTCACGATCATCTTGATCCTGGTGATGCTGCTGCTGGTCTACCGGTCGCTGAGCAACGTGGCCGTGCCCATGTACAGCGTGTTGTTCGAGATCCTGATCGCCAAGGGCGTCGTGTCGACCCTCGGGCACTACGGGTACATCCCGATGTCGTCGTTCGCCGTCAACATCGTGGTGTCCCTGACCCTGGGCGCGGGCACCGACTACGGCATCTTCCTGATGGGCCGCTATCACGAGGCCCGACAGCTCGGCGAGAGCCGCGAGGAGGCCTACTACACCGCCTATCGGGGGGTGTCGCCGATCATCATCGGCTCCGGTCTGACGATCGCCGGGTCGTGCTTCTGTCTGACGTTCGCGCGGCTGGACTACTTCCACACCATGGGCCCCGCCGTAGCGATCAGCATGCTGTTCACCATCGCCGCGGCACTGACGCTGGCGCCGGCGTTGCTGACCCTGGGCAGCCTGTTCGGGCTCTTCGATCCCAAGCAGGCGCACCGCGGCCGGCTCTACCGACGGATCGGCGCGAGCGTCGTGCGCTGGCCGGTGCCCATCCTGGTCGCCAGCATGGTGGTGGTCCTGATCGGCGCCATCTTCGTGCCCACCTACAGCGTCAGCTACGACGATCGGGCGTATCAACCACCGACCGGGCAGGCGAATCAGGGATTCGAGGCCTCGGATCGCCACTTCTCCCAGAGCAAGCTCTTCACCGAGATGATGATGGTCGAGTCCGACCACGACATGCGCAACTCGGCGGACTTCATCTCCCTCGACCGCGTGGCCAAGGAGCTCGAACGACTGCCGGGGGTCGCGATGGTGCAGAGCGTGACCCGGCCCCTGGGCCGACCGCTGGACCACGCCAACGTGCCGTATCTGTTCACCGTGCAGGGCGGCGCCTCGGGCCAGCAGTTGCCGTTCAATCAGCACAACAACGACAACACCGATTCCCAGGCGCAGGTCCAGGCCGAGACGGTGGCCACCCTGGGCAAGACCATCGACCTGACCCAGAAGCTCGCCGACGATCTGCACACCACCGTGTTGACGTTGGAGAACCTGCAGGCCGTCACCGACGAGGTCAACCAGGACATCTCCAATCTCGACGACACGTTCCGCCCGTTGAAGGCGTACTTCTACTACGAGCCGCACTGCTTCGACATCCCGGTGTGCGACGCGATGCGATCGCTGTTCGACTCCCTCGACGGCATCGACGCCCTCGACGAACAGATCCACAACGCCGTCACCGACTTTCAGGCCGTGGATGCGCTGATGCCCCAGATGGTCGCCCAGCTCAAGATCAACCGCGACGAGACGCAGGCACTGCAGACCATCATCGTCAACACCTACGGTCCGGCGCACCTGCAGGCCACCCAGACCGACCAGACCTACTACGACCAGGTCAACGTCGGCAATGACTTCGACATCTCTCGCAGCGACGACTACTTCTACATGCCGCGGGAGGGCTTCGACAACGAGGACGTCAAGACCGACGAGCGGCTCATGATGTCCCCCGACGGCAAGGCCGCCCGCTTCGTCATCACCCACGAGGGCAATGCCATGGCACCGGAGGGCATCACCCACGTCAACCAGTTCCCGGACGCGGTGAAGGCCGCGCTGAAGGAGACTTCGCTCGCGGGCTCGCGGATCTACATTGGCGGCGCGGCGTCGCAGAACAAGGACATCCAGGAGTACGCGGCCTCCGACCTGACGATCGTGGCGATCGCGGCCTTCGTGCTGATCTTCCTGATCATGTTGGTCCTGACCCGCTCCCTGATGGCCGCGCTCGTCATTCCCGGCACGGTCGCGTTCTCCTTCGCCGGAGCATTTGGGCTATCAATCCTGGTGTGGCAGCACCTGATTGGGCTACACCTGCACTGGCTGGTGCTGCCAATCACCTTCGTCATTTTGGTCGCGGTCGGATCGGACTACAACCTGCTGCTGATCGCCAGGGTCAGGGAGGAGATCGGCGCGGGCGTGCAGACCACCGGACTGCACACCGGTCTCATTCGCGCCCTCGGCAGCACCGGCGGCGTGGTGACCTCGGCGGGTCTGGTCTTCGCGTTCACGATGCTGGCGATGCTCACCAGCAACCTGCACACCATTGCTCAGGTCGGCTCGACCGTCTGCATCGGCCTGCTGCTGGACACGCTGATCGTTCGCTCGTTCATCGTGCCCTGCCTCATCCGACTGCTCGGACCCTGGTTCTGGTGGCCGGTGCTGGTGCGGTCGCGGCCCCGCCGACTCAGTGAGCCCACCGACTTCCCCGGAGTGACCCGATGA